The Deltaproteobacteria bacterium region ATGCTCGGCGTGCCCTACGCCGCCGAGTGGGGCCACCGCGGCGCGGCGCACTCGCTGCTGCTGGCGCTGGTCGTCGGCGCGCTGGTCGGGCTCGCGGCGCGCTCGTGGCGGATGGGGCTCCTGGCCATCGTCGCGCTGGGCAGCCACGGGCTCCTCGACGCGCTCACCGACGGGGGCCTGGGTGTCGCGCTCTACTGGCCCTTCGACCTCACTCGGCACTTCTTTTCCTGGCGGCCGATCCCGGTGGCGCCGATTGGCGCGGGCTTTCTGTCCTGGCGCGGGCTGCGCTGCGCGCTCTTCGAGTTGGTCGCGTTCGCGCCCGCGTGGCTGGCCGCGCTCTGGCCCAAGCCGACCAGGCCGGCTTGATTTCGCTGCGCCCGCGTGGGAATTGCTTGGCGCATGACGCGCGTGGAGTCACTGGGGCGGGTGCTCTTCCAAATCCGCTCCTGGAGTCCGTTGCCGGTGGTGGCCGCGGTGCTGGCGCTCCTGGCCTTCGTGCCCGGGCCTGCGCCCACGCCGGCCATGGAGCGGGTGCTGGTCGCGCTGGGGCTTTTGGCGTGCGCGCTCGGCCAGGCGCTGCGCGCGTGGGTGCTGGGCCTGGTGCAGGCGGGGACCAGCGGCCAGAACGACTACCTCGAGGCGGTGCACCTCAACACGGCCGGGCCGTACGCGCACGTGCGCAACCCGCTGTACGTGGGCAACTTCCTCATCTGTCTGGGGCTGGCGCTGGCGGCCGGCAACCTCTGGGCGGCGCTGCTCGGGCTGGGCTTCTTCGCGTTCGAGTACGCGTTCATCGTCCCGGCCGAAGAGGGCTTCCTGCGCGAGCGCTTCGGCGCGGCCTACGACGCCTACTGCGCCGCCGTTCCGCGCTGGCTCTGGCGGCTCACGCCCGCGCCCTCGAGCCAGACGCTCCCCGCGACCTTCGACTGGCGCCGCGCCCTGAAGAAGGAGCACAACCCCTTCTGCGCCTGGGCGAGCGGGATGCTGGTGCTGGTCGGCCTGCGCGCGTGGATGCAGCACCGCGCCGAGGCCATGCCCACGCTCGCGATCCTCGCGGCGACGGAGCTCGCCTTGCTGCTGGCCTACGTGGGCGTGAAGGGCTGGAAGCGCCGCTGGTGGCTCGCCGGCGGGTCGCCAAGCTGAATCAGTCGAGGTGTCCCTCGGCGCGGGAGCCGCCGGTGGGCGCCGTCGCGCTGGCCGGCGCTCGCGGCGGGAGCGGCGCGCGCCACCCGAAGCGCAGGCTGAGCAGGCGGATGCCGGATCCGACCGCGGCCCCCACGAGATCCGGAATCGGCCGCGGCAGAGGCGCGGCGCGCAAGGCGAGGAAGGTGGCGCTCCCGGCAAGCGCGGCCACGGCGTAGAGCTCGCCGGCGCGGAAGGTGCGGGGCGTCTCGCCGGAGAGCAGGTCGCGGCAGATGCCGCCGCCCACCGCGCCGATGACCCCGAGCAGCAGGCAGGGCAGGAGCCCCAGCCCCGCGTCTTGCGTGCGCAGCGTCGACGACACCGCGTACCAGCCCAGCGCCAGCGCATCCATGAACAGGATCGCCTTCTCGCTTCGAGCGCCCGCCCGCCAGCCGAAGAACCACGCCAGGCCCACGGCGACGAGGACCGTGAGCAGGTAGGTCGGGTTCGTGAGCGCGAGCGGCGTGCCGTGCTGGAGCAGCGTGTCGCGCAGGAGGCCGCCGCCCACGCCCGCGGCCAGGGCCACGCCGGCCACGCCGATGACGTCGTACTCGTGGCGGCGCTCTGCGGTCAGCGCGCCCGCCAGCGCGCCCGCGAAGACGCCTGCCAGGTCCACCGCAAAGAACGTCCAGGTCAGCTGGGGCACGAACGCCGGAGGCATGGCGCTCACACTTAACCAACTGGTGCGGGCGTGTCGAAGACCGGAGACCGGGCGAGCGGCCGCTCAAGCCTTGCGCGTCAGCTCCACCAGGACTCGCACCAGCTCCAGCGGGTGCACCGGGCGCAGCAGCTGGGCGTCGAAGCCGGCGGCCCTGGCGCGGACGCCAAGCTCGGGCCGCCGGTCGGCCACCAGCGCCACCGCGGGGATTCGCCCGCCCTTCTCCTCGGGCAACGCGCGCAACGCCTTCATCAGCTCCAGGCCGCTCGCCTCATGGGCGGAGAGCTCGGCGATGACCACGTCGAAGGAGCCCAGGTCCAGCGCCGTCCGGCCCACGTTGGAGCAGGACTCTTCCCTCACGGCTGCGCCCGCGTGCTCCAGCGCGAAGGCGAGGGCGTCGTGGGTGCGCGAGGGCGCGTCGACCATCAGCACCTTCAAGCCGCGCAGCTCGCCCTGGGGTCGCCAGACGTGCAGGCCAGGCGGCGTCTGGCGCCGGGCCTGGGCCGCCTCGGCGCCCGCGAGCGGCAGGGTGATCCGGAAGGTCGCGCCCCGGCCCGAACCTTCGCTCTCCACCTCCACCCGCCCGCCGTGCAGCTCCACCACGTGCTTCACGATGGCCAGCCCCAGCCCCAGCCCGCCATGGGTGCGCGTGCTCGAGGGATCCGCCTGGCGGAAGCGCTCGAAGACGTAGGGGAGGAACGCGGGCGCGATGCCCTGCCCCGTGTCGCGCACGGAGATCTGCGCCTGGCCCTCGCCGCCGCGCAGGAGCACCTCCACCCGGCCGCCAGCCGGCGTGAACTTGATGGCGTTGGAGAGCAGGTTCCAGATCACCTGCTGCAGCCGGTCCGGATCCGCGAGCAGCGGGCCCACCTCGGTCGACGGCGCGCCGGAGAGCACGATGCCCTTTGCTTCGGCCGCGGGGCGCACCGCCGCCAGCGCCGCCTCGATGATCTCCTGCGCGCGCGTGGAGCGCACGTGCAGGCGCAGCTTGCCGCTGGAGATGCGGGAGATGTCGAGCAGGTCCTCGATGAGCTGGCTCTGGGCGCGCACGTTGCGGTCGATGACCTCCACCGCCCGCGTCTTGCGCTCCTCGCTGAGCGTGCCCGCGCGGAGCATGCTGGTGTAGCCGAGCACCGCGGTGAGCGGCGTGCGCAGCTCGTGGCTCACCACGGCCAGGAACTCGTCCTTGGCGCGGTTGGCGGCCTCGGAGTCGCGCAGCAGGCGGCCGTTGTCGATGGCCAGGCCCGCGCGGCGGCCGAGCTCGAGGGCCAGCTCCAGATCGTCGTTGCCGAAGCGGCGGCCCTCCTCGCACAGGAAGATGAGCGCGCCCAGGGTGCGCCCGCGCGCGGTGAGCGGCACCTCGATGAGCGAGCGCATGCGCAGGTCGACGTAGAACTGCAGGAGCGCCGGATCCGCCACCTGGGACCGGAGCATGTCCAGATCCACCTCGGGAAAGAACTCGTGCTTGCCCTGGCGAAGCACCCGGCCCAGGCCGAGGCGCTCGTCGAGCTGGTCGCCGAACTGGCCGGCCGCGTTCCACATGAGGCCCACCGCGCCCGGGCGCTGGTGCGAGACCGCCACCCGGCGCACCCTGCCATCGGGCTCGATGACGTCGGCCACGGCGCCGTCGGCGAAGCCGGGAACGGCGAGCTCGGTGAGCTTGCGCAGGGCAGCGTCGAAGTCGGTGGCGCCGGCGAGCTCGGCCGAGGCCTCGGAGAGGAAGCGCCAGCGCCACTCGGCCTGCTTCTGGCCGTGGACGTCGGTCGCGGTCGAGAACCAGCGCACCGGGCCGCCCGGGGCGTCCACCAGCGGCATGCCGCGCACCAGGAACCAGCGGTAGGCGCCGTCGGCGCGGCGGAGGCGCAGCTCGATCTCGACGGGGATCTTCCGGTCGTTGGCCTCTTTCCAGCGGGCGGCGGTGCGCGCGCGATCGTCGGGGTGCACCGCGCGGAGCCAGCGGGATTGGTTGAAGAAGGTGAGGCCCTGGCCCACGTACTCCAGGAGGCGGCGGTTGGCGAAGCTGGCCCGGCCGCCGGGCTCGCCCACGATCACGTGGTGCGGGATGGCGTCGGCGATGGAGCGGAGCTCGCGCTCGCTGCGCTCGGCGGCGGCGCGCGCGCCCTGCTCGCGAGCGAGGAGCGCCTGGTGCTCGGTGACGTCCTCGTACGCAACCACCCCGCCCGAGAGCCGGCCCTCGGGGTCGTGGATGGGGCGCACGTGGGTGCGCAGCAGCATCACCCGGCCGTCTTTGGCCTCGAGCTGCAACAGCTCGCCGTCCACCCGCTCCCCGCGCGCGGCGCGCATGAAGGGGAGCTGCTCGAAGTCCAGGACCTCGCCGTGCGCGTCGCGGGCCAGGCAGCGCGGCCCGGACTCGCGCAGCTTGAGCAGCTTCTCCGCGGGCGGGTTGGCGTAGAGCAGCCGCCCCGTGGGCGCCTCGACGAGAATCACCGCCTGGGGCAAGGCCCCCAGCACCGCGTTGAGCTGCTGCTGCTTCTGGTGCACCTCGGCGGCGAGGGCGCGCGCGTTGCCTTCGGCGGCGCGCTGCTCGGTGAGGTCGAAGAAGGAGCAGACCACCTGACGCTGCGCCGGATCCGCCGCGGGGATCACCCGGGCGTGCGCGCTGTACCAGTGGACCTTGCCGTCGAGGGTGCTGCGCATGCCCAGCACGGTGGCGGGCTGGCTCTGGCCGGTGGCGAGCGCGAGGGCGATGGGGAGCTCGGCGTCTGGACAGCGCGCGCCGTCCTCGCGGACGTACTCGATCTCCGCCCTCCAACCCGCCATGCCCTCCTGGGCGCGACCGCGGCGGTCGAGGAGCTTCCGGGCGCTGCGGTTGGCCATCACCAGCGAGCCGTCGGCGGCGATGACCACCACGCCCTCGTCGAGCGCGTCGACCACCGCGCGGAGCTGGAACTCGCGGCCCTCGAGCGCGCGCGCCAGCTCTTCGGCGCGCTGGCGGGCGCGGGTCTGCTCGGTGATGTCCGTGGCCACCAGGAGCAGCCCGGCGACGGCGCCCGCGGTCCCGCGCAAGGGCTCCACCAGCAGGCGGAAGTGGCTGTGCTCCGCCAGCCCGCCGCGCAAGAGCGGCAGGCGCAGCTCCGGCGCGAGGTAGGCCTCGCCGGTGCGGTACACCTGGTCGGCGAGCTCGAGCAGCCCGGAGCCAGCGAGCTCGGGCAGGGCCTGCTTCAGCGGACGCCCGCAGAGGTCGGTGCGGCCCAGCACCTCTTCGCAGGCGTGGTTGGCGAACTCGAGGACGTGCTCCGGGCCGCGGGCGATGCAGAGCGCCGCCGGCGCGTCCATGAGCGCCGAGAGGACGTCGAGGTCCTCGGAGGTGACCCCGGAAACGGGATCGAAGCTGGTGGGCGGCATAGGCATGGCCTGCACGAAGCCCCCCGGCTTCAGCTCAGGTCATACACGTTCTCGCCCGGCGAACGGCGCCGCGGCGACGCTGGCCGTCGGGTGGTGAACGCGGTTCCGCGCGCTGGGCAAAACGCGGAACTCAGAGGGCATGTCGGCGCGGGCGGTTGCGGGCCGCGGACGCCTGTCCGTCCCCGGGCATTTCCAGGATGGACAGGCGCGGACTGTCCGGATCCGAGCGGATCCGGATCCGATTTTCAGGGTCCGGCGGCGAGGCTGCGCTTCTCTTCGGTGCCACCGGGCGGCACGGCGAGGACGAACTCCGCGTCGGCGACCTGGCCGTTGATGGCCACGTCGCTGAGGACGGTGCGCGCGGTGGCCTTGCCGTCGTGGCTCTCCACGACCTCGCTGGGGAAGCACAGGCCCAGCTTGGCGTCGCAGGTCTGCTGGGTCACCTCCACGCGGCTCGCGCCCTCGGGGCCCTGGATGGCCTTGTCCATCAGGTCCATGGCGGGCATGCCGAAGCGGAAGGTGAAGGCGTAGCTCTGGGCGCCGTCGGCCACGCTGGCCTTGAGCTCGGCCACGTCGCGGTCGCCGGTGGCGGCCTTGGTCTTTGCAGCCGTGACGGTCGCGGGCAGGAGCGGCGCACGGAAGCCCTCGGGCACGAAGGGGGCGAAGATCTGGTGCAGGAAGGCGTCGGCCTTGTCCTTGGGGAGCGCCGAGAGATCGAACGTGGTGAGCTTCTTGGCGGCGACGTCGAGGTCTTTGAGCGAGGAGCCGTCGAAGACGAAGACGTGCGCCTGCGCGCCCTCGGTCTCGCCGCGCATCTTGCCCGGGCTGCGGTAGGCGAACTTGAAGCCCAGCGACTGGTTCGAGGCGAGGTCCGTGGTCACGCCGTGGAAGCGGTACGAGGTGAGCTTGCGCTCGCGCTCCGCGAGCTGGGTGCGGACCTGCGAGGCCAGCTCGTCGCTGGGCGGTGCGGCCTTGTTCTTGTCGCTGGGGCAGGCCGCGAGCACGAAGGCGAGAGCGAGGAGCGAGAGGCGAGCGCGCATGGGCTGAGGAACCTCGCAAAAAATCGGGGGGAGCGCCACATCCCCCGGGACCAGGCCGAAGTCCACCCGAGGCTGGGCCAGGGCCACCCAGGACGTCGGGGCTCGGAAGCCCCTCCTCCATCCACCACGTCCTTGGCTTCGGGAGTAGAACGCGCGCATGCAACGGCTCCAGCGCTGGCTGCTCGAGGGCGATGGCCACGGCTCCGGTCCCGCCGTGGCCTGGCTCTTCCAGCGGCTGCTCGCGCTCTGCATGGCCGGCGCGTTCGCGTCGCTGGCGGTGCAGGTCGGTCCCTTGCTCAGCAGCCGGGGGATCTTGCCCTGGGCTCCCTTCGCCCAGCTGCTGCACGACCAGCACGTCTCGCTGCTCGACGCGCCAAGCCTCCTGCGATTCACGCCCTCGGACGGCGCGCTCGTGGGGCTGGCGTGGTTCGGCGCGGGGCTCTCGTTGCTGGCGCTCTTCGACATCGCCCCGCGCGCGATGCTCGGCATCGGCGGCCTGCTCTACCTGAGCTTCGTCACCGCGGGCCGCGACTTCTTCACGTTTCAGTGGGACGCGATGCTCATCGAGAGCGCGCTGCTCGCGGTCTTTCTGCCCACGGATCGACCCGCGCGCTGGATCCACCTGCTCTTCCGGGTGCTGCTCTTCAAGCTCTACTTCGAGAGCGGGATCGCGAAGTGGTCCAGCGTGCTCGGCGATTGGAAGAGCGGCAGCGCGATGACGCTGTACTACGAGACCGCGCCCATCCCGACGTGGCTCGCGTACTTCATGCACCACCTGCCCGCGGGCTGGCACCACCTGGAGAGCTGGGCGACTCTGGTGCTGGAGCTGCTCGTGCCGCTGCTCATCTTCGGCCCGCGCTGGCCCAGGCGGATCGCGTTCGCGGCGTTCAGCTTCTTCCAGGTGATGGACCTGCTCACCGCGAACTACGGGTTCTTCTGCTACCTCTCGCTCGCGCTGGGCGTGTTCCTCCTCGACGACCGCGATCTGCCCTTCGCCCGGCCGCGCAACCCGCCCAAGCGCTGGGAGCATCCGGCGCTGCTGGTCGGGATGATGTCGATATATCTGGTTCTCTCGACGATCGCGGCGTGGCCGCTGGTGGATCCGCGCGGGATGCCGGAGTGGGCACGCACCGTGCGACGCGCCGAGTCTCCGTTCTGGGCGGTGAACGCGTACCACCTGTTCGCGTCGATCACGACGACGCGGCTCGAGCCGCGCTTGCAGACGCTGGAGAACGGCAACTGGGTCACGCACCCGCTGCGCTACGAGCCCGGGCCGCCGAATCGCGCGCCGCCGTTCGTGGCGCCGCACCAGCCGCGGCTGGATTTTCAGATGTGGTTCTACGGGCTGCGTCCGCGGGGGCAGCCGCCGGAGTACGTCGACGGCTTGCTCACCCAGCTCTGCAAGGATCCGAGCGCGATCCAGAAGCTGTTCCCGGATCCGCTGCCAGAAAAGCCGGACGCGGTGCGCGTGAACTTCGCGCGGTACACGTTCGCGACCGCCGAGGAGCACGCGCGGACGGGCGCGTACTGGCATGTGCAGGAGCTCGGCGTGGGGCCAGAGCTCGACTGCGCGGAGCTGCGCTAGCCGGTGCCGGTCTCTTTGGCCGTCGCGGGCTCGCGCTCTTCGGCGAAGAAGCGCAGCCACTCGGACCGCTGCGCGCGGGCGTCGCTCATGCCCATCTGGATCAATTGATCCGCGAAGCCGCCATCGAAGAGCAGGTAGCTGACGAGGTCGTTCTCGGCGCCGCCCTCGCGCTCGGCCAGGCGACGCACCACGCGGCCCACGACCTTGTTCGCCACGCGCTTCTTGAACTCCGCCGAGCGGATGTACTCCGCCGCGAGCGCGCCCATGTCGGTCGAGGGCCGGATGACGATGCGCCGGACATACTTAACCGGTTGGTTACGAAGCGGCACGAGCGCGGAGTTGAGCGTCTCCGCGAAGGTGGGCCCAAAGGCGGAGTTGCCGGCCTCGATGAGCGCGTTGATGCGCTCGAGGCGATCGAGATCTTGATCGGTCGAGTCGAGCAGGAGCGCGTTCATGGTCTTGCCGAGAAGGAACGGCGCGCTTCCCACGTGCGTCTCGCGCTGGGCCATGGCGGCCTTGGCGCGCACCTCGCCCGGCGACGGCTGGTGTCGCAAGGGGACGATGATCACCCGCTCGGCGCCGAGCCGGAGCGCGGGCGAGAGCGGCAGGTTGTGGCGCAGGCCGCCGTCGACGAAGAGGTGACCGCCGATGCGCACGCTGGGGAAGATCACCGGCAGCGCCGCCGACGCGAGCGCGTGCTTGGGGCCGATGCGCGTGGGGATCGCGGCGGTGTTCGGGTCGCGGCTCCACTGGGGCGCGCCGCCGCCGTTGCGCTGGATGAAGACGAAGTTCTGGCCGGTGGCCACGTGCGTCGAGGAGATGGCCAGCGCGTGCACCGCGCCGCTCTTGATGTTGCGCGCCACCTGGCGCCAGGGCACCACCCGCGCGACGACGTGCAGGAGGCCGGCGGGATTGACCAGGCCGCCGGTGAGGCCGCTCTCCCAGCGCATGGGGGTCTTGCCCATGAACTCGCGCAGGACGCGGAAGATGTCGCCGTAGCCGAACTGGAGGATCTCTTCGATCTTCAGGCCTCGCCAGGTGTCGACCATGCCCTGGCCCTGGAGCTCGGGCGCGTGGGCGGTGCCGGCGATGTAGCTGGCGTTGAGCGCGCCGACGGAGGTGCCCGTGAGCACGTCGAGTGAGACCTGCCGGCCGAGGTCGCGCGCGAGCTCCGTGCGCAGGTAGTGCACCACGCCCGCTTCGTACGCGCCGCGCGCCGACCCGCCGCCCAGCACCAGTCCGGTCCGCATGGAGAGAGGATCGACCTGGATTGGGCGAGCGTCAAATGGGCGGCGGCAGGCGGCCGAGCTCGACCGACGAAGCCGGCCAGGACTGGAACTGGAGGAAAACGTCGTACGGAGTGCTTGCGAGCCCACCGCGCCCGCGATAGAAGCACCGCCGTTTTCGCAGGGCCCGATGCCCGGGTAGCTCAGTCGGTAGAGCAGGGGATTGAAAATCCCCGTGTCGCTGGTTCGATTCCGGCCCCGGGCACCACTTCATCTCGCTTTTTCGGATCAGCTCCCGCCGCGCGTCTTCGGCCGCGCCTTCAGCAGCGGGCTCGCCCATGCTTCCGCGATCCGCTGGGCCTCGAGCGGCGCCACGCCGTGGGACACCTTGAGGTGCTCCTCGAGCTCGGCCGAGCAGTGGGAGATCTCGAAGATGTCCTCGCTGGGGGCGCGCATGCTCCAGCTGCACTGGGGGCAGGCGGCGGTGCGGGAGCCGCGGGGGCCGGCGGGGCCGTCGCCGGGATCGAAGCCGGGGATGAGCTTCTGGCTCCAGGCGCGGGCGTGGTCGTGGGCGCGCTGCCAGGTCCAGTCGTGCTCGGCGGCGAGGTGGGCTTTGAGCTCCTGCTCCACCCCGAACACCACCTCAGGAACCTCGCTGTGCGCGGTCTTCGACCAGGCGCACTCGGGGCACTTCACCACCTTGGCCATGGCCGGAGTGTAGCAAGTTGAATGCTCCGGGGTGCCAGGCTTCCCCTGGCATGCTCGGACGCTCCGTACCTGGGAAACGGTAACGGTGATCGGTAAATGGTGGTCGGCCCGATCACCGTTTCCCGATCACCGTCACCGTTCCCCAAGCAAGTGGCTCTGCCGGGCGCAGCGGGGAAAGCCGGGCACCCGAGCCATGCCGGCGCGCCTCGCGCGACGGCCACGCGTCCCCGAGTTTCGCTCGTGCGTCCTACCAGCCCGGCTGCGGAATCCGCCGTTCGCCCAGCGCTTGATCCACCAGCCCCAGCAGCGCCTCCGGGGAGAACGGCTTCGAGAGGTGGTACGGCGTCCCAATCCGTTTGGCCACCGCGCTCAAGCCCATGGCTGCGGAGACCACCACCACGGGGATGTTGTCCCGCCCCATGTTCTCCACGAACATCCGCTCCACCATCTGCGGCCCTGTGAGCACCGGCATCTCCACGTCCATCACCACCACGTCGGGCAGCCGCTCCTCCAGCCGCTCCAGCCCCTCGCGCCCGTTCCGCGCCAACCGCACGTGGTGCCCCGCGCCCTCGAGGAAGATCTGCACCAGCTCGGCGATGTCTGGGTCATCCTCCACCAGCAGGATGTCGGCCATGGCGCTCAGCCCCCTGGCCCGTCGGGCGCGGGCGAGGGAAGCCCGTCGTGCAACGGCTCGGGCTCGATGTTCCGGTGCCACGACCGCGGCAGGCGAAAACCAAACGCGCAGCCCTGCACGGGCAGGCTCTCCGCCTCCACCTGCCCGCCATGGGCCTCCACGATCCGGCGCACGATGGAGAGCCCCAGCCCCACCCCGGCGTAGGGCTCCGAGGAGATCGACACCCCGCGAAAGCGATCCCACACGTGCTCGAGCTCCTCTTGCGCGAGCCCGGGGCCCTCGTCGGTGACCCGCACCGCGGCCTCGTCGTCCGTGGCGCGCAGGGACAGCAGCACCTGGCCTCCCAGCGGCGAGCGCTTGATGGCCGAGGACACCAGGTTGTTGAGGGTCTCCTCCAGGCGCACCGGGTCCACCCGCGCCAGGACCGGGCCGGTGGGCACCTGGGCGGTGATGGTGTGGTGCGCGCTGACGGATCGGAATCGCCCCGCCGCCTCCAGCACCAGGGTGCGCAGGTCGTCGAGCTCGGTGAGGAGCACCAGGTGCCCCGACTCGATGCGCACCGTCTCGAGAAAATCACCCACCATGCGGTTGAGCCGCGTCACCTGTCGGCGCACCAGGGCCAGCAGGCGACGCTGGCTCTCCTCCGGGGGGATGGTCTCGTCGCCGCCGAGCACCGAGGCCGAGAGCTGCAGCGCCGAGAGCGGCTCGCGGAGCTCGTGGGCCACGCTCGCCAGGTAGGAGAGCCGGTCCACCCGCCGGCGCGCGTGCATGGCCACCACCTCGTTGAAGCACCGGGCCACGTCCTGCACCTCGGCGGCGCCCTGCACCGGCGCACGGGCGGTGAAGTCGCCCACCTGGGTCCGCTCGACCGCGCGCGAGAGCTGCCCGACCGGCCCCACCACCGCGCGCTGCACCCAGACCGCCGCCAGCACCGTCAGCAGCAGGATCAGGCCCCCGCCCGTGTAGCCCAGCACGTCGCCGAGGCGATTCCATCGGGCCCCCGCGCGCTCGGCCTGGTTGGCGCTGTCGATACTCTGGTTCACGAGCGCGTCCAGGGCGACGTAGGCCGCCTGGAAGCGCGTCTCTGCCACCCGGGCGTCGGCGGGGACGGTGTGCGCCGAGGCGAAGTAGGCGTCCACCGCGGCGGAGGCCTCATCGAGCGCCGCCCGCTGACCGGGCGAGCGGAAGCTCTCGAAGCCGTCGTGCAGGTTGCGTCGAATGTCCGCCTCGGCATCGGCCCGGGTGAGCGGATCCCCGCTTCGCTCCTGCACCAGCAGATCCACCCGCGCCTCTTCCGCCTGGCGCACCGTCGCCACCGAAGCGCGCAACGTGCGCGAGGTCTCGTGCAGCAAGTTGGTGAGCCCCACCAGGGCTCCAGCCACCACCGTGACCAGCACGGCGACGGCGACCGTGGCCAGCCGGAGCGCCCGGCCGAGGGAGAGGGGCGAGGTGAAATTCACGGCTGGCTCCGGATCAATGGCTAGGCATGCCTTCCCCCGGGGGCAACGCTGCGCCGCCTCGACGGGCGGCCGGGTGAGCCGTCCAAACAAGATATATCTCGTTGTCGGCGACAGGCGGGGTTTCCTGAGCGGAAAGCGCCGCCGGCCGAGTTCGCTTGAACTCAGGCACCAATATCGAACACTCTGGAGCCCTTGGGCCGGAGGGAGTTCTTCGTGAATCTCGGCAAGCTTTTCAAAGTCCTGGTGATGGGCGGAGCGGTCATCGGCGCCTCCGGCTGCGGCGCATCCGACAGCTCCAGCTCCAGCTCGACCGGCACCAGCGGCTCCGGCTCCACCAGCGCGGGCTCCACCACCGGCGGCGCATCGACCGGCACCCACGGCTCCGGCTCCACCACCGAGAGCTCCAGCGGCAGCTCCACCGGCGCCACCACCGGCTCGACCGGCGGCGGCACCACCGGCTGGTAGCCCCGAGCCGCAGGCCGGCAGCCTGAAGCCCGGCCGCCCGCTCTCGTGCGGCGCCAGGCCCCCTCGACTTCGTGCCGTTTCGTGGTAAACGCGCGCCCGCACGGCGCCGCGTTGCCTGGCGGACGCCCTTTTGTTACGCCTGCCCGCCAGAGGTGCGCCCATGAACGTCGAGATCCAGCGGACCAGCCAGCCCGGCGCGCTGCCCGAAGGCGACCTGGGCTTCGGGGTGCACTTCACCGACCACATGGCGGTCGCGGAGTACGAAGAGGGCAAGGGCTGGCTCCGCCCCCGCGTGCAGCCCCGCGGGCCCATCACCCTCGACCCGGCCGCGTCGGGCCTGCAGTACGGCCAGTCGATCTTCGAGGGCCTCAAGGTCTTCCGCGGCACGGACGGCAAGCCCTTCTGCTTCCGCCCGCTCGACCACAACCGCCGCTTCGCGACGTCGGCGAACCGGCTGTGCATGCCATCCGTCGACGCCGAGCTGTGGATGGGCCTGGTGCGCGCGCTGGTCCAGACCGACGAGAAGTTCGTCCCCAGCAAGCCCAACACCGCGCTCTACCTGCGGCCCACGCTCATCGGCACCGAGGGCTTCCTCGGCGTGCGCCCCGCCAAGAAGTACCTCTTCTACGTGCTCGCCTCGCCGGTGGGCAGCTACTGGGGCGCGGGCGGCCCGCGCGCGGTGCGCCTGTGGATCGAGGAGCACTTCGTGCGCGCGGTGCACGGCGGCATGGGCTTCGCGAAGACCGGCGGCAACTACGCGGCGAGCCTGAAGGCCGCCGAAGAGGCCAAGAAGCGCGGCCTCGACCAGGTGCTCTGGCTCGACGGCGTCCACCGCACGCACATCGAAGAGATCGGCACCATGAACGTCTTCGTGCGCACGCCCGAGGGCCTGTTCACGCCGCCGCTCGGCGACACCATCCTGCCCGGCGTCACCCGCGACACGGTGCTCACGCTGGCCAAGGGCATGGGCATCAAGGCCGAGGAGCGGCCCATCTCGGTGAAGGAGCTCGAGGCCTGGAGCAAGAAGGGCGAGCTCCTGGAGATGTTCGGCGCGGGCACGGCGGCGGTGATCACCCCCATCGCCGAGCTGGTATCGGAGCACGGCAGCATCAAGGTGG contains the following coding sequences:
- a CDS encoding branched-chain amino acid aminotransferase, which encodes MNVEIQRTSQPGALPEGDLGFGVHFTDHMAVAEYEEGKGWLRPRVQPRGPITLDPAASGLQYGQSIFEGLKVFRGTDGKPFCFRPLDHNRRFATSANRLCMPSVDAELWMGLVRALVQTDEKFVPSKPNTALYLRPTLIGTEGFLGVRPAKKYLFYVLASPVGSYWGAGGPRAVRLWIEEHFVRAVHGGMGFAKTGGNYAASLKAAEEAKKRGLDQVLWLDGVHRTHIEEIGTMNVFVRTPEGLFTPPLGDTILPGVTRDTVLTLAKGMGIKAEERPISVKELEAWSKKGELLEMFGAGTAAVITPIAELVSEHGSIKVGNGGVGELGQKFLHDIAALQRGEAPDAHGWRVAL
- a CDS encoding patatin-like phospholipase family protein, which translates into the protein MRTGLVLGGGSARGAYEAGVVHYLRTELARDLGRQVSLDVLTGTSVGALNASYIAGTAHAPELQGQGMVDTWRGLKIEEILQFGYGDIFRVLREFMGKTPMRWESGLTGGLVNPAGLLHVVARVVPWRQVARNIKSGAVHALAISSTHVATGQNFVFIQRNGGGAPQWSRDPNTAAIPTRIGPKHALASAALPVIFPSVRIGGHLFVDGGLRHNLPLSPALRLGAERVIIVPLRHQPSPGEVRAKAAMAQRETHVGSAPFLLGKTMNALLLDSTDQDLDRLERINALIEAGNSAFGPTFAETLNSALVPLRNQPVKYVRRIVIRPSTDMGALAAEYIRSAEFKKRVANKVVGRVVRRLAEREGGAENDLVSYLLFDGGFADQLIQMGMSDARAQRSEWLRFFAEEREPATAKETGTG
- a CDS encoding HAMP domain-containing histidine kinase is translated as MNFTSPLSLGRALRLATVAVAVLVTVVAGALVGLTNLLHETSRTLRASVATVRQAEEARVDLLVQERSGDPLTRADAEADIRRNLHDGFESFRSPGQRAALDEASAAVDAYFASAHTVPADARVAETRFQAAYVALDALVNQSIDSANQAERAGARWNRLGDVLGYTGGGLILLLTVLAAVWVQRAVVGPVGQLSRAVERTQVGDFTARAPVQGAAEVQDVARCFNEVVAMHARRRVDRLSYLASVAHELREPLSALQLSASVLGGDETIPPEESQRRLLALVRRQVTRLNRMVGDFLETVRIESGHLVLLTELDDLRTLVLEAAGRFRSVSAHHTITAQVPTGPVLARVDPVRLEETLNNLVSSAIKRSPLGGQVLLSLRATDDEAAVRVTDEGPGLAQEELEHVWDRFRGVSISSEPYAGVGLGLSIVRRIVEAHGGQVEAESLPVQGCAFGFRLPRSWHRNIEPEPLHDGLPSPAPDGPGG
- a CDS encoding response regulator, whose protein sequence is MADILLVEDDPDIAELVQIFLEGAGHHVRLARNGREGLERLEERLPDVVVMDVEMPVLTGPQMVERMFVENMGRDNIPVVVVSAAMGLSAVAKRIGTPYHLSKPFSPEALLGLVDQALGERRIPQPGW